One window of Thermocoleostomius sinensis A174 genomic DNA carries:
- the prfC gene encoding peptide chain release factor 3, whose product MVTEIQTDLATEVEKRRNFAIISHPDAGKTTLTEKLLLYGGAIHEAGAVKARRAQRHATSDWMAMEQQRGISITSTVLQFEYDNCWINLLDTPGHQDFSEDTYRTLAAADNAVMLEDAAKGLEPQTRKLFEVCRMRSIPIFTFFNKLDRPGRDPFELLDEIEQELGLQTYAVNWPIGMGDRFKGVFDRRQRQIHLFERTAHGSRAATDTIVELGDPRIEELLEQDLYYKLKEDLEVLDAVGAEFDLEKIHQGQLTPVFFGSAMTNFGVKLFLESFLDYALKPSPRRSTLGEVQPTDPEFSGFVFKLQANMDPKHRDRIAFIRICSGKFEKDMVVNHARSGKTVRLSHPQRLFGQERESLVEAYAGDVIGLNNPGVFAIGDTIYSGKKLEFEGIPMFSPELFAYLKNPNPSKFKQFRKGVSELREEGAVQIMYSVDEAKRDPILAAVGQLQFEVVQFRLLSEYGVETRVDPLPFSVARWVGGGWEALERVGRLFNTVTVKDSWGRPVLLFRNEWNCQQVEGEHPELNLKSSAPVVSGQEPESL is encoded by the coding sequence ATGGTGACAGAAATCCAGACTGATTTAGCAACAGAAGTAGAGAAGCGGCGCAACTTTGCCATCATTTCTCATCCAGACGCTGGAAAAACAACCCTCACGGAAAAACTGTTGCTGTACGGGGGGGCAATTCACGAAGCAGGGGCCGTCAAAGCCCGTCGAGCACAACGGCATGCTACCTCTGACTGGATGGCAATGGAACAACAGCGGGGCATTTCCATTACGTCCACTGTGCTGCAATTTGAGTATGATAATTGCTGGATTAATCTTCTAGACACACCTGGACACCAGGACTTTAGTGAAGACACCTATCGTACTCTGGCGGCAGCCGATAATGCCGTCATGCTTGAAGATGCCGCTAAAGGCTTAGAGCCGCAAACTCGTAAACTGTTTGAAGTTTGCCGAATGCGATCGATCCCGATTTTCACGTTTTTCAACAAGCTCGATCGACCAGGACGCGATCCGTTTGAGTTGTTGGATGAAATTGAACAGGAGTTGGGGCTACAAACCTACGCCGTCAATTGGCCCATCGGGATGGGTGATCGGTTCAAGGGAGTGTTCGATCGGCGACAGCGCCAAATTCATCTATTTGAACGCACAGCCCATGGTAGTCGCGCCGCCACTGACACGATCGTGGAATTGGGCGATCCCCGGATTGAGGAGTTGTTAGAACAGGATTTGTACTACAAACTCAAAGAAGATCTAGAAGTTCTAGACGCAGTTGGAGCCGAGTTTGATCTAGAGAAAATTCATCAAGGCCAATTAACGCCTGTGTTCTTTGGTAGCGCCATGACCAACTTTGGCGTTAAATTATTTCTTGAATCTTTCTTGGATTATGCGCTGAAGCCTAGCCCCCGCCGCAGCACCCTAGGGGAAGTGCAGCCAACCGATCCAGAATTTTCCGGGTTTGTGTTTAAGCTACAAGCCAACATGGATCCGAAGCACCGCGATCGTATTGCCTTTATTCGCATCTGTTCGGGTAAGTTTGAAAAAGACATGGTGGTGAATCACGCTCGATCGGGTAAAACCGTTCGTCTGTCACACCCGCAACGGTTGTTTGGACAAGAGCGCGAATCCTTGGTAGAAGCGTATGCTGGGGATGTCATTGGACTTAACAATCCGGGAGTGTTTGCGATCGGCGATACTATCTACAGCGGCAAAAAACTGGAATTTGAGGGCATTCCCATGTTCTCGCCAGAGCTATTTGCCTATTTGAAGAATCCCAACCCCTCTAAGTTTAAGCAATTTCGCAAAGGTGTCAGCGAACTACGAGAGGAAGGAGCGGTACAAATTATGTATTCGGTTGACGAAGCCAAGCGCGATCCCATTCTGGCTGCTGTGGGACAGTTGCAGTTTGAGGTGGTGCAGTTTCGACTGCTGAGTGAATATGGCGTCGAAACCCGGGTTGATCCACTGCCGTTCAGCGTAGCTCGCTGGGTTGGCGGTGGCTGGGAAGCGCTGGAGAGAGTGGGACGGTTGTTTAACACAGTTACCGTGAAAGATAGCTGGGGTCGCCCTGTTTTGCTGTTCCGCAACGAATGGAACTGTCAACAGGTGGAAGGTGAACATCCCGAACTGAACCTGAAATCATCGGCTCCTGTGGTGTCTGGGCAGGAACCCGAATCGTTGTAG